Proteins encoded by one window of Streptomyces sp. ALI-76-A:
- a CDS encoding amidohydrolase family protein, producing the protein MSDHTVLHVKGRVLAGPDDIRDELWVVGGRISYDRPGGARDVRTVRGWALPGLVDAHCHVGLGPHGPVDRDTAEKQALTDREAGTLLIRDAGSPSDTRWTDDRADLPEIIRAGRHIARTRRYIRGYAHEIEPDDLVAYVAQEARRGDGWVKLVGDWIDRDLGDLAPSWPRDAAEAAIAEAHRLGARVTAHCFAESSLRDLVEAGIDCVEHATGLTEDLIPLFAEHRVAIVPTLVNIATFPRLADGGESRFPRWSAHMRRLHERRYDTVRAAYDAGIPVYVGTDAGGTLPHGLVAAEVAELVTAGIPPVRALAATSWAARAWLGRPGLDEGAPADLVVYDTDPRADVRVLGAPRRIVLNGRVVG; encoded by the coding sequence ATGAGCGATCACACGGTGCTGCATGTGAAGGGCCGGGTCCTGGCCGGCCCCGACGACATCCGCGACGAGCTGTGGGTCGTCGGCGGCCGGATCTCCTACGACCGTCCCGGCGGCGCCCGTGACGTGCGGACCGTGCGGGGCTGGGCACTGCCCGGCCTCGTCGACGCCCACTGCCATGTGGGCCTCGGACCGCACGGCCCGGTCGACCGGGACACCGCGGAGAAGCAGGCGCTGACCGACCGCGAGGCGGGCACCCTGCTGATCCGGGACGCCGGGTCGCCCTCCGACACCCGCTGGACCGACGACCGCGCGGACCTCCCCGAGATCATCCGCGCGGGCCGGCACATCGCCCGCACCCGCCGCTACATCCGCGGCTACGCCCACGAGATCGAGCCGGACGACCTGGTCGCGTACGTCGCCCAGGAGGCCCGGCGCGGCGACGGCTGGGTGAAGCTGGTCGGCGACTGGATCGACCGCGACCTCGGCGATCTGGCCCCCAGCTGGCCCCGGGACGCGGCCGAGGCGGCCATCGCCGAGGCGCACCGCCTCGGGGCCCGCGTCACCGCCCACTGCTTCGCCGAGAGCTCCCTGCGGGACCTCGTCGAGGCGGGCATCGACTGCGTCGAACACGCGACGGGACTGACCGAGGACCTGATCCCCCTGTTCGCCGAGCACCGGGTCGCGATCGTGCCGACCCTCGTCAACATCGCCACCTTCCCCCGGCTCGCCGACGGCGGCGAGTCCAGGTTCCCCCGCTGGTCGGCCCATATGCGCCGGCTGCACGAGCGCCGTTACGACACCGTCCGCGCCGCCTACGACGCCGGCATCCCGGTGTACGTCGGCACCGACGCCGGCGGCACCCTGCCGCACGGCCTGGTGGCCGCCGAGGTGGCGGAGCTGGTCACCGCCGGCATCCCCCCGGTGCGGGCGCTCGCGGCGACGTCCTGGGCGGCCCGGGCGTGGCTCGGCCGCCCGGGCCTGGACGAGGGCGCCCCCGCCGACCTGGTGGTGTACGACACGGACCCGCGGGCGGACGTACGGGTCCTCGGGGCGCCCCGGCGCATCGTGCTGAACGGGCGGGTCGTCGGCTGA
- a CDS encoding PIG-L deacetylase family protein: MTTHDDAGGFGAGAPLAPLPEDWERCLAVAAHPDDIEYGAASAVARWTAQGKRVTYLLVTRGEAGIDGLHPDEAGPLREAEERAGAREVGVDTVEFLGHRDGAVESGPALRRDIVRAIRRHRPEVLVSGAFTVRMVGGVVNQADHRVVGLAALDAARDAGNRWIFPELADEGLEPWGGVRFVCFGGAERPTHGVDVTGEPLERGIASLAAHAEYTKGLGSQAFAPRPFLTWAARQGGPALGVEAAVLFDVFPLAFEGPPPWEG; this comes from the coding sequence ATGACGACTCACGACGACGCGGGCGGCTTCGGAGCCGGCGCCCCGCTGGCCCCGCTGCCCGAGGACTGGGAACGCTGCCTGGCCGTGGCGGCTCATCCGGACGACATCGAGTACGGCGCGGCGTCCGCCGTCGCCCGCTGGACGGCCCAGGGCAAGCGGGTCACGTACCTGCTGGTGACGCGCGGTGAGGCGGGCATCGACGGACTGCACCCCGACGAGGCCGGTCCGCTGCGTGAGGCCGAGGAGCGGGCCGGAGCCCGCGAAGTCGGCGTGGACACCGTGGAGTTCCTCGGTCACCGTGACGGGGCCGTCGAGTCAGGGCCCGCCCTGCGCCGCGACATCGTGCGGGCGATCCGCCGGCACCGGCCCGAGGTCCTGGTGTCGGGCGCGTTCACCGTGCGCATGGTCGGCGGTGTGGTCAACCAGGCCGACCACCGCGTGGTGGGGCTCGCCGCGCTCGACGCGGCCCGGGACGCGGGCAACCGGTGGATCTTCCCGGAACTCGCCGACGAGGGCCTCGAACCCTGGGGCGGGGTCCGCTTCGTGTGCTTCGGCGGCGCCGAACGGCCCACCCACGGCGTCGACGTCACGGGCGAACCGCTGGAGCGGGGCATCGCCTCCCTGGCCGCCCACGCCGAGTACACCAAGGGCCTCGGGAGCCAGGCCTTCGCCCCGCGCCCGTTCCTGACCTGGGCGGCCCGGCAGGGCGGACCCGCGCTCGGCGTCGAGGCCGCGGTGCTGTTCGACGTCTTCCCGCTCGCCTTCGAAGGGCCACCGCCCTGGGAGGGGTGA
- a CDS encoding amino acid ABC transporter ATP-binding protein has protein sequence MSRPEIHVQDLHKSFGDNEVLRGIDLEIGQGEVVCVIGPSGSGKSTLLRCVNLLEEPTKGRVFVGGTELTDPDVDIDAARRRIGMVFQQFNLFPHLSVTENLTLPQRRVLRRGKAEAAKVAAENLERVGLAEKADAYPASLSGGQQQRVAIARALAMGPEVMLFDEPTSALDPELVGDVLAVMRRLAHEGMTMMVVTHEMSFAREVADRVVFMDGGLVVEDGAPAQVIGAPRHERTRHFLSRLLDPAMAEVEEETSEQVGGKD, from the coding sequence ATGAGCCGACCGGAGATCCACGTCCAGGACCTGCACAAGTCCTTCGGCGACAACGAGGTCCTGCGCGGCATCGACCTGGAGATCGGCCAGGGCGAGGTCGTCTGTGTGATCGGCCCGTCCGGCTCCGGCAAGTCGACGCTGCTGCGGTGCGTGAACCTCCTGGAGGAACCCACCAAGGGCCGGGTCTTCGTCGGCGGCACCGAACTCACCGACCCGGACGTCGACATCGACGCCGCACGCCGCCGGATCGGCATGGTCTTCCAGCAGTTCAACCTCTTCCCGCACCTGTCGGTGACCGAGAACCTCACCCTGCCGCAGCGGCGGGTGCTGCGGCGGGGCAAGGCCGAGGCCGCGAAGGTGGCCGCCGAGAACCTGGAGCGGGTGGGGCTCGCCGAGAAGGCGGACGCCTATCCCGCCTCCCTCTCCGGCGGCCAGCAGCAGCGCGTCGCCATCGCCCGGGCCCTCGCCATGGGCCCCGAGGTGATGCTGTTCGACGAGCCGACCTCGGCGCTCGACCCCGAGCTGGTCGGGGACGTCCTCGCGGTGATGCGCAGGCTCGCCCACGAGGGCATGACGATGATGGTCGTCACCCACGAGATGAGCTTCGCCCGTGAGGTCGCCGACCGGGTCGTCTTCATGGACGGCGGACTCGTCGTCGAGGACGGCGCCCCCGCGCAGGTCATCGGCGCCCCCCGGCACGAACGCACCCGCCACTTCCTCTCCCGCCTCCTCGACCCCGCGATGGCCGAGGTGGAGGAGGAGACGTCGGAGCAGGTGGGCGGCAAGGACTGA
- a CDS encoding amino acid ABC transporter permease, whose translation MTDTDVPLQPRKKGLSRRQKRRLSQGIQYAVFVAAVIAFAVSADWGRLKNQFAQADIAEQMFPDVITLALKNTVLYTLSGFAVGLVLGMLIALMRLSSVGPYRWFAGVYIEIFRGLPALLIFIFIGVAVPLAFPGTEIIGGTYGKVALALGLVAAAYMAETIRAGIQAVPKGQMEAARSLGFSPARAMVSIIIPQAFRIILPPLTNELVLLFKDSSLVLFLGVTLEERELSKYGRDLASTTANSTPILVAGLCYLLVTIPLGFVVRRMEAKAQEAVK comes from the coding sequence ATGACCGACACGGACGTACCCCTCCAGCCCCGCAAGAAGGGCCTGAGCCGGCGCCAGAAGCGCCGGCTCTCGCAGGGCATCCAGTACGCCGTCTTCGTCGCCGCCGTGATCGCGTTCGCGGTCTCGGCGGACTGGGGACGGCTGAAGAACCAGTTCGCGCAGGCGGACATCGCCGAGCAGATGTTCCCCGACGTCATCACGCTGGCGCTGAAGAACACCGTGCTCTACACGCTGTCCGGCTTCGCCGTCGGGCTCGTGCTCGGCATGCTGATCGCGTTGATGCGGCTGTCCTCGGTCGGCCCGTACCGCTGGTTCGCCGGCGTGTACATCGAGATCTTCCGCGGCCTGCCCGCCCTGCTGATCTTCATCTTCATCGGCGTCGCCGTCCCGCTCGCCTTCCCCGGCACGGAGATCATCGGCGGCACCTACGGCAAGGTGGCCCTCGCGCTCGGCCTGGTCGCCGCCGCCTACATGGCGGAGACGATCCGCGCGGGCATCCAGGCCGTGCCCAAGGGGCAGATGGAGGCGGCCCGTTCGCTGGGCTTCTCGCCGGCCCGGGCGATGGTCTCGATCATCATCCCGCAGGCGTTCCGGATCATCCTCCCGCCGCTCACCAACGAGTTGGTGCTGCTGTTCAAGGACTCCTCGCTGGTGCTGTTCCTCGGCGTCACCCTGGAGGAGCGCGAACTGTCCAAGTACGGCCGCGACCTGGCCAGTACGACCGCCAACTCCACGCCGATCCTGGTCGCGGGCCTGTGCTACCTGCTGGTCACGATCCCGCTCGGCTTCGTCGTGCGCCGCATGGAGGCGAAGGCCCAGGAGGCCGTGAAATGA
- a CDS encoding transporter substrate-binding domain-containing protein gives MNTLLGRRTRVLAAITATAGLMLVSACTSTDDGGSGSKTAAGGVELVKAGQLTTCTHLPYPPFQSEIDGKVQGFDVALIDLVAKDLDVKQEILDTPFENFKTGAFLNAGECDLAAAGMTITEERKKNVDFSDPYFDATQAVLVDKDSGLGSLADVKSKGAELGAQAQTTGEDYAKKEGFDPVSFESSDAVLNGLRSGQVKAVVIDYPVVQGWLKNKANADAFEVVDNLSTGEQYGFTVKKGNTELLAAVNKAIADARADGTYKELYEKWIGPYDESAASPSAS, from the coding sequence GTGAACACGCTCCTCGGGCGCCGGACCCGCGTCCTGGCCGCCATCACCGCGACGGCCGGGCTGATGCTCGTCTCCGCCTGCACCTCCACCGACGACGGCGGCAGCGGATCGAAGACCGCCGCCGGCGGCGTCGAACTGGTCAAGGCCGGGCAGCTCACCACCTGCACGCACCTGCCGTACCCGCCCTTCCAGTCGGAGATCGACGGCAAGGTGCAGGGCTTCGACGTCGCCCTGATCGACCTAGTCGCCAAGGACCTGGACGTGAAGCAGGAGATCCTCGACACGCCCTTCGAGAACTTCAAGACCGGCGCCTTCCTCAACGCCGGCGAGTGCGACCTGGCCGCGGCCGGCATGACCATCACCGAGGAGCGCAAGAAGAACGTCGACTTCTCGGACCCGTACTTCGACGCCACCCAGGCCGTCCTGGTCGACAAGGACAGCGGGCTCGGCTCCCTCGCCGACGTGAAGTCCAAGGGTGCCGAGCTCGGGGCCCAGGCCCAGACCACCGGTGAGGACTACGCGAAGAAGGAGGGCTTCGACCCGGTCTCCTTCGAGTCCTCCGACGCCGTCCTCAACGGACTGCGCTCCGGTCAGGTCAAGGCCGTCGTCATCGACTACCCGGTGGTCCAGGGCTGGCTGAAGAACAAGGCCAACGCGGACGCCTTCGAGGTCGTCGACAACCTCAGCACCGGGGAGCAGTACGGCTTCACGGTGAAGAAGGGCAACACCGAGCTGCTCGCCGCCGTCAACAAGGCCATCGCGGACGCCAGGGCCGACGGCACGTACAAGGAGCTGTACGAGAAGTGGATCGGCCCGTACGACGAGTCCGCCGCCTCGCCGTCCGCCTCCTGA